One Chromatiaceae bacterium genomic region harbors:
- a CDS encoding fructosamine kinase family protein produces MTDWNKIAAHIQALTGQPCQPGAIQELGGGCISRAYVLRHGASAWFVKINDAQRLAMFQAEAAGLEALAAAKAIRVPTPLGAGRAGEEAFLVLEYLAFGPPRREGGAEAGRRLAHLHRQSQARFGWDRDNFIGSTPQANGEERDWATFWQARRLGPQLDLALAQGFGGRLQDRGRRLWEACPALIDHAPQPSLLHGDLWSGNLAFDAEGQPVLFDPAVYYGDREADLAMTELFGGFGADFQAAYREAWPLDPGYKIRRDLYNLYHILNHLNLFGAGYLSQALGMIDRLLAVLH; encoded by the coding sequence ATGACTGACTGGAACAAGATCGCGGCCCACATCCAGGCCCTCACGGGCCAGCCCTGCCAACCGGGAGCCATCCAGGAGCTCGGTGGCGGCTGTATCAGCCGCGCCTACGTGCTCCGCCATGGGGCCAGCGCCTGGTTCGTCAAGATCAACGACGCCCAGCGACTCGCCATGTTCCAGGCGGAAGCGGCGGGGCTGGAAGCCTTGGCGGCGGCCAAGGCCATCCGCGTGCCCACCCCCCTCGGGGCGGGCCGGGCGGGGGAGGAGGCCTTTCTGGTCCTGGAATACCTTGCCTTCGGCCCGCCGCGGCGGGAGGGTGGGGCCGAGGCCGGCCGGCGACTGGCGCATCTCCATCGCCAGAGCCAGGCCCGGTTCGGCTGGGACCGGGACAACTTCATCGGCTCCACGCCCCAGGCCAATGGCGAGGAGCGGGATTGGGCAACCTTCTGGCAGGCCCGGCGCCTGGGCCCCCAGCTCGACCTGGCCCTGGCCCAGGGTTTCGGCGGCCGCCTCCAGGACCGCGGCCGGCGGCTATGGGAGGCATGCCCCGCACTTATCGACCATGCCCCCCAGCCTTCCCTGCTGCATGGCGATCTCTGGAGCGGCAACCTGGCCTTTGACGCCGAGGGCCAGCCGGTCCTCTTCGACCCGGCGGTCTACTACGGGGACCGCGAGGCCGACCTGGCCATGACGGAGCTCTTCGGCGGCTTCGGCGCCGACTTTCAAGCCGCCTACCGCGAGGCCTGGCCCCTCGACCCGGGCTACAAAATCCGCCGGGACCTCTACAACCTTTACCACATTCTCAACCATCTCAATCTGTTTGGCGCCGGCTACCTGAGCCAGGCCCTGGGGATGATCGATCGCCTGCTGGCGGTACTGCACTGA